From Candidatus Dormiibacterota bacterium, the proteins below share one genomic window:
- the rimI gene encoding ribosomal protein S18-alanine N-acetyltransferase has protein sequence MIAKSRKGRERLHSFSISGMSVEDIPGVLVIENVSFPTPWSESAFRYELLENPYASLFVAKTRDTVEVIAFACAWIVDQEMKINNIAVHPEYRTRGVGTRFLKFLLEYAASQGCREVTLEVRPSNEVALHLYQQAGFVPVGRRKQYYTDTHEDAIVMWRRIEAPPQG, from the coding sequence GTGATCGCCAAGTCCCGGAAAGGACGGGAGCGCCTCCACTCCTTCAGCATCTCCGGCATGTCGGTCGAGGACATACCGGGCGTCCTGGTGATCGAGAACGTCTCGTTTCCGACGCCCTGGAGCGAGTCGGCGTTCCGCTACGAGCTGCTGGAAAACCCGTACGCCAGCCTGTTCGTGGCGAAGACCCGCGATACGGTCGAGGTCATCGCCTTCGCGTGCGCCTGGATCGTCGACCAGGAGATGAAGATCAACAACATCGCGGTCCATCCGGAGTACCGGACGCGCGGCGTCGGCACACGCTTCCTGAAGTTTCTCCTGGAGTACGCCGCCTCGCAGGGCTGCCGGGAGGTGACGCTCGAGGTTCGGCCCAGCAACGAGGTGGCGCTCCATTTGTACCAGCAGGCCGGGTTCGTGCCGGTGGGCCGGCGCAAGCAGTACTACACGGACACGCACGAAGACGCCATCGTGATGTGGCGGCGGATCGAGGCACCGCCGCAGGGCTGA